ACAAGTAAGTTAAAAGATATGATATCAACGATAGAAGATGGATATTACTTAATGCAAACCGGTAATGGCCAAGCTGATTCTACAAGTGAGTTTATGTTTGGTATAAACCTTGGTTATGAAATAAAAAATGGTAAAATATCAAAGGCAATTAAAGATACTACTATTTCGGGTGTTGCCACTGATGTTTTACAAAGTGTTACTATGATATCTGATGATATGAAGTGGACTATGGGTACCTGTGGTAAAAAGCAAAGAGCCTCAGTTGGTGATGGAGGACCTGCCATAAAATGCAAATTAAATATAGGAGGGGTATAATATGGATGATAAACAACTCCTTGAATACTGTATAAACTATCTATCTCAAAAACAGGTTGCTGAGTCTCAAGTTTTTTTAAAAACGCATACTAGATATGAACTCATCAGCGAAATGAGTGAAATTTGCCTATTAAAAAGTAATTATTCAAATATACTTGACATTACAGTAATTAAAGACCATAAAAAGGCCAGCATTATCACCAACAAATTAACTAACGAGCTTATTAATAAAGATCTAGATAAAGTTATTTTAATGGCTGAGTCATCTCAACAAGACTTAGATTATAGGGTCTCTCCAAAGCAAAAAAACAAAGCCTTTTCAAAAGGTGTTAAAGAACCTGACTTCGAAAATATGCTTGCAGTTTTGCAAAAGTTTATTGTAGATATTAGGAATTATTACCCTAAAATATCTTTGAAGAATGCTACTGTAACTTTTAATCAATACAACTCAAAATACCTTAACTCTAATGATACATATTTTGAGTCATATAAGGCTTACTATAGTTTTATAATTGACTTTATAGCTAAAGATGAAGATAAAATCTCTAATTTTAGCTACACATCAGCTTCATTCTTAGAGTTACCAGAGGATATTTTAAACTTTGGAAATATTAAGTTCCAAATTGAAAATACCATAAAGCAGCTTAACCCACAAACAGTAGAAGGTAAGTTTGAGGGGGATGTTATTATTACTCCGGATTGTATAGAAGATTTTGTTTACATGCTGGTTGATATTGGATTAAAGGGTTCTGTTATCTACTCAAAGGCTAGTATGATGTTGGAAAAATTAAACAAACCTGTTGCAAATGAAAAGTTTAGTCTTTATAGTAATCCTTTAGCTTCTGAAATTAGTGAAGGTTTTTTTATTACTGATGATGGCTATTGTGCCAAAGACTTAACAATAATTAAAAATGGTGTTCTAAAAAGTTTTTTACTGGATGATTATAGTGCAAAAAAGGCAAATATGCTTCGTTCTGGTAATAATGGATCATGTTATATAGTGGAATCAGGTA
This Clostridium sp. 'deep sea' DNA region includes the following protein-coding sequences:
- a CDS encoding TldD/PmbA family protein; this translates as MDDKQLLEYCINYLSQKQVAESQVFLKTHTRYELISEMSEICLLKSNYSNILDITVIKDHKKASIITNKLTNELINKDLDKVILMAESSQQDLDYRVSPKQKNKAFSKGVKEPDFENMLAVLQKFIVDIRNYYPKISLKNATVTFNQYNSKYLNSNDTYFESYKAYYSFIIDFIAKDEDKISNFSYTSASFLELPEDILNFGNIKFQIENTIKQLNPQTVEGKFEGDVIITPDCIEDFVYMLVDIGLKGSVIYSKASMMLEKLNKPVANEKFSLYSNPLASEISEGFFITDDGYCAKDLTIIKNGVLKSFLLDDYSAKKANMLRSGNNGSCYIVESGNTHLTDMIKNVKKGLYITSLSHGRPALNGDFSGVAKNSFYIENGTLKNAVNETMIFANIYEMLNNISEISIENVNFGKHIYPWITFKHIIISGK